A stretch of DNA from Kangiella sediminilitoris:
TTCAATTCTAGTTTATTGGATAACCCCTTTATTGTCCTATCTAGAAATTTTGTAATAGTATCTCTAATGTTGGTTGAGCTATGGTTAAAGGGTTTAGACTTTCTTTCCTCTAGATAGATGTTTAGGTTACTTAGCTTAGTTTTTTTTGTCACTAAATCACCCGCGATTGAACTGGGAGTACCATAGATTTTGTGGCTTTTCAGAAATATGAAAGTTGCCAACGCTCTTTTGTCTGACTTTAAAGCGTTAGCATTACTGGTACTGTATACTTTCTCAAAAGGCTGTCGATATGAGCGACTATTTAGGTGGCTTACAACCTGGGCCCATTTTCCAATATAAAATGTTAGGTTAGTTATATCTTTTATCAAACCTATAAACTTAGAACTCGGGTTATTCGTTACCTCTATATATAACCAGAGATAAAATAGTACGCCTCTTGCTGCCACTGATTGCTTATGCTTTAAGTCCCTAAGTCTACCATCTATAGATGTGTCTAGAACCTCACTCCCTGCAAGCTCTATCCAATGAGCAACTCTATTTGAATATACAGGGTCATCGCCAGTTAATTCTAAATAAAATATTTTTTCTTCGTCGCTATTTAATGTGGAAATTTCAACAAAAGGGAAGGCTGTAACTATATTTTTAAATAGGGTGATTAATTTTATATGTAGAGAGGAGTCATTTTTTATATATTGAGTTATGAAATACCCAGGGTCGTAATTATCATCACCAACAACCCACTGCTTACCCTCTACCTTAGAACTAAATTCATCAATCCAGTATTCTTGGATTTTGATCGCCTTACTGATGAACTCGCTGTAATCAATAGTATCCATAATTAGCCTTATTTAGTTCTGCCTTAGTTTTAAAATTAACCATAACCACCCAACCTGAGCGCAACTATTTAATGAGTGATAAGCCTTGTGATCCTGTCAGGCTTAAATTCCCTTGGGAGGCGCATTCAATATGATCAGACCACCACGTCATAACTTTAGTTCGTCTTCCTAGATAGGTTGCCCGGTTGTAGGCTTTTCTAACTTCGTTTTTGTCGATATGTGCTAAGCAGGCTTCGATCACGTCACTATCAAACCCCTGTTCATTCAGGGTAGTGCTAGCTAAAGCGCGTAGGCCGTGAGAAACCAGCACACCATCAAAGCCCATACGTTTTAGTGCTACATTCGCCGTAGAACTACTCATTGGCTTTCTAGGGTTCTTAGTGCTACTGAAAATGTGCTTACGTTTGCCGCTGATCGACTTCATGATTTCTAGTAATTTCATAGCTTGGTTAGATAACGGTATTACATGCTCAATCCGCTTTTTCATACGCTCCGCTGGAATTGTCCAAGTCTTTTGCTTGAAGTCGATTTCTGACCATTCCGCTCCAGATGCTTCGCTAGGACGTGTGATGGTATGTAGTTGCCATTCTATTAAGCAACGTGTTTGTAGTTGAATACTAGCAGTATTGAGTGCCTTCATTAATTCTGGCAGTTGTTCTGGCTTCAACGTAGGGTAGTGTTTTTTCTTTGGCTTCTTAAATACTTCACCTATGGCTTGCGCTGGGTTAGCTTCAATTAAGCCATA
This window harbors:
- a CDS encoding integrase domain-containing protein, with product MANTTSPLTDTEIRQAKAKEKEYNLGDGKGLLLRIKPNGSKLWLFNYQRPYTKKRAVLSIGSYPEVSLKQARSARLKYRELLSQDIDPKDYKLEQEAKAKEAITNTFEHVANLWLESKRDTITENHFNKIKRSLEKDIFPGLGKQPVSKLKATSFITLLRPIEAKGSLETVKRLSQRINNVMNYAVNYGLIEANPAQAIGEVFKKPKKKHYPTLKPEQLPELMKALNTASIQLQTRCLIEWQLHTITRPSEASGAEWSEIDFKQKTWTIPAERMKKRIEHVIPLSNQAMKLLEIMKSISGKRKHIFSSTKNPRKPMSSSTANVALKRMGFDGVLVSHGLRALASTTLNEQGFDSDVIEACLAHIDKNEVRKAYNRATYLGRRTKVMTWWSDHIECASQGNLSLTGSQGLSLIK